Part of the Sinorhizobium terangae genome is shown below.
GGCGATAAGCAAGGCGCGGGCGATGTGAGGGTTAGCGCCGCCCGAACCCTCGCATGGGCTGGGTCGTGCCTTGATGAGCGACGGCTGGACGAGCCTCTTGCTGGCGAGGGTCGGCGCCACGATTGTCGGCGAAATGGGCTTCGTAGCGGGCTGGCTCGGCGGCACCCTGGCCATCCGCACGCAGCCAGGCCTCTACCCGTTCGACGCTCGCTTTCTTCGAAACGGACTCTACCAGGGCGGTGGCGCGAGTGCCGCCGCCGAGCCTCTCGGAAAGGTGCGGATAAAGCGCCTCGAGCAGAGGTCTAGTCTCGCCGGCTGGGAACTCAAGTGCAGAAAGGGTCGCGGCGAGCTGCCGGCCCGAAATGTCGAGCAGGATCCGCTCCGCAAGCGCTCGACTCGATCGCAATGCGTCGGCGAGAGCCGTAGCGAAGAGAACCGCTTCGCCACTGCGGGCAAACCGCATGAGCAACGCCTGGTGCAACTCGTCGATCGGCCGAATTCGCGACGTGCCTTCTCGCGGCTCCGCCCGCACCAATGCCTTGATTTCCTCGCGCAGCTTGTCTTCGCGGGCGATGCGATCGGAGGAAGCGCTGCCCCCGGCTGACGGCGATGGACGTACGGCGTTCGGCTCCGGCTGGTTCACGCCGGTTTGCCCGCCGGGATACACGGAATGGTGGTGTTCGACTAACGCATCAACGACCGAGGGCGAAAGGTTTTCCCGGTGCGCGATCGCGCTGGCATGGGCCGGTCCCTGCCGACGGATGATGGAAACCAGCACCCGATCGGAAACTGCTTTCGATCGGGTCAGAAAGGTGGCGGCGATGGAAATCGGCATGCTGCCGATCAGCAGGGCGACGGGTTCGGGCACCTGTGCACATTGCGAAAGCGCGGCGGCCGCCTGCCGGCGGGCT
Proteins encoded:
- a CDS encoding DUF2336 domain-containing protein, with the protein product MTNRFRELERPQTGRLKDVVLMATVTGFESLRVPRKSDMKQFAELFEPLFLGSSDEARRQAAAALSQCAQVPEPVALLIGSMPISIAATFLTRSKAVSDRVLVSIIRRQGPAHASAIAHRENLSPSVVDALVEHHHSVYPGGQTGVNQPEPNAVRPSPSAGGSASSDRIAREDKLREEIKALVRAEPREGTSRIRPIDELHQALLMRFARSGEAVLFATALADALRSSRALAERILLDISGRQLAATLSALEFPAGETRPLLEALYPHLSERLGGGTRATALVESVSKKASVERVEAWLRADGQGAAEPARYEAHFADNRGADPRQQEARPAVAHQGTTQPMRGFGRR